The following are encoded together in the Sphaerodactylus townsendi isolate TG3544 linkage group LG14, MPM_Stown_v2.3, whole genome shotgun sequence genome:
- the LOC125443910 gene encoding uncharacterized protein LOC125443910 produces the protein MRRPPRAALRVVFLDYLAFYRTRWSEGKLCICNEAAVKAPARRFLASRSCPAGGSSQFNVPRIAEQCLKKEQGRLVFRKLLKAFEFLELLCVNLFLSPWRKEIKSLKTFTGNFVYCMQSVLPKCVVEELLEKIGYVATTATEFSLVGKLNEEDAEQAAFEIFLARIECEDLLEITKDVRDSDLGDVLQKRAQKYLGPEGEVDGKYQPSHGKEYVLNRGGNKSSENFCSPQICWTNDHLASEEVENTELGGKPSLMGTSTDPQEVLSDFNSEQNSNQSQGDASVFSSVKSSDNEDFLTKYSDIVIGQKPLHLTSLPLKASEDQSQSTGLIRTTLGIPPSASPLQTVLSPNASGPQALAILNDVALEGREVSRCYRTQESSQETTESKIRDAMNCTSICGSRIVDQPKELKGESSVQPSNKLHIVMSLSREDPYTCNQLKVKEGSERGLIYPIEETTQAESVTYNRPQECNSSRVKPANIPGEDKEDFSIDLYSADQFPNTTEYAYPPGWKSDRLSMGVSSPHQAPERHRYTGDRPGSTCTILPSSSEGHFFPANIPDLQDRGGLEGHSLQPSFTDEVSFPTCVVKINETNPEGFVLISKDQAIGSQASQFRT, from the exons ATGAGGAGACCCCCCCGGGCTGCTCTGCGAGTGGTTTTCCTGGACTACCTGGCCTTTTACCGCACCCGCTGGTCGGAAGGGAAACTTTGCATTTGCAACGAAGCGGCTGTCAAGGCTCCCGCCCGGCGCTTCCTGGCTTCCCGGTCCTGCCCTGCGGGGGGCTCTAGCCAATTCAACGTGCCCCGCATCGCGGAGCAGTGCCTaaagaaggagcagggaaggCTGGTCTTCCGAAAGCTCCTCAAAGCTTTCGAGTTCCTGGAGCTTCTCTGCGTgaaccttttcctctccccttggaGGAAAGAGATCAAGTCTCTGAAG ACTTTTACAGGAAACTTTGTCTACTGTATGCAGTCCGTTCTACCAAAATGCGTTGTGGAAGAACTGCTAGAGAAAATAGGCTACGTCGCGACAACAGCAACAGAATTTTCCCTTGTTGGGAAGCTGAATGAGGAAGATGCTGAGCAGGCCGCATTTGAAATATTCCTTGCAAGAATTGAATGTGAAGACCTCCTGGAAATCACCAAAGATGTACGAGACAGTGACTTGGGGGATGTCTTACAGAAGAGAGCCCAAAAGTATTTGGGTCCGGAAGGAGAGGTGGATGGAAAGTATCAACCCTCCCATGGGAAGGAGTATGTGTTGAACAGAGGAGGAAATAAGAGTTCAGAAAACTTCTGTTCTCCGCAGATATGCTGGACGAATGACCATCTGGCTTCTGAGGAAGTTGAAAATACTGAGCTTGGAGGGAAACCTAGTCTAATGGGGACTTCAACTGACCCTCAAGAGGTTCTTTCTGATTTCAACAGCGAGCAAAACTCAAACCAAAGTCAAGGAGACGCCTCAGTGTTCTCCAGTGTCAAAAGCTCAGACAATGAGGACTTCTTGACAAAATATAGTGACATTGTAATTGGCCAAAAGCCTCTCCACCTTACCAGTCTCCCCCTGAAAGCGTCAGAGGATCAAAGCCAGTCCACTGGACTCATTAGGACCACCCTGGGGATACCGCCAAGCGCATCACCCTTGCAAACTGTGCTGTCCCCCAATGCCAGCGGCCCGCAAGCCTTAGCCATTCTGAATGACGTTGCTCTAGAAGGCAGGGAAGTCTCTCGTTGCTACAGGACCCAAGAATCCTCACAAGAGACAACTGAATCAAAAATCAGAGATGCCATGAATTGCACGTCCATCTGTGGATCACGTATAGTGGACCAGCCCAAAGAACTGAAAGGGGAGAGTTCTGTACAGCCCAGCAATAAATTGCACATTGTGATGAGTTTGTCAAGAGAAGACCCTTATACCTGTAATCAACTAAAAGTCAAAGAAGGCAGTGAACGCGGACTCATTTATCCTATAGAAGAAACCACCCAAGCAGAATCCGTAACCTACAACAGACCTCAGGAATGTAATTCCTCTAGGGTGAAACCTGCCAATATACCTGGGGAGGATAAAGAAGATTTCAGCATAGACCTCTATTCAGCAGATCAGTTCCCTAACACCACTGAATATGCATATCCCCCTGGTTGGAAGTCCGACAGACTTTCAATGGGTGTTTCAAGCCCACATCAAGCTCCAGAGCGCCACAGATATACAGGAGATCGTCCTGGCTCAACTTGTACCATCCTTCCCAGCAGTAGTGAGGGTCACTTCTTTCCTGCTAACATTCCAGATCTGCAGGACAGGGGGGGCCTTGAAGGACATTCTCTGCAGCCTTCTTTCACAGATGAAGTCAGCTTTCCAACTTGCGTTGTAAAGATAAATGAAACCAACCCAGAAGGCTTTGTCCTCATAAGCAAAGACCAGGCAATAGGTTCACAAGCATCTCAATTTCGTACTTGA